One region of Roseicitreum antarcticum genomic DNA includes:
- the gcvT gene encoding glycine cleavage system aminomethyltransferase GcvT — protein sequence MSDSLRRTVFHDLHVELGAKMVPFAGYDMPVQYPMGVMAEHLHTRAQAGLFDVSHMGQVTLHGPDVALALERLVPVALAELKDGRQRYAMFTDAAGGILDDLMVANRGDHLFVVVNAACKADDIAHMRANLPGITVTEHSGRALLALQGPGAEGALATLIPAVADMRFMDVATHAWDGADLWISRSGYTGEDGFEISVPHSHAVEFARALLALEAVAPIGLGARDSLRLEAGLCLYGHDIDITTTPVEAALNWAIQKSRRTDGARAGGFPGADVILPQLTDGALRRRVGLLPETRAPMREGTALFADTTAADPVGHVTSGAFGPTLQAPMSMGYVPESLCTPGTRLYGEVRGKRMPVVVAALPFRPAQFKR from the coding sequence ATGTCCGACAGCTTGCGGCGCACGGTCTTTCATGACCTGCATGTGGAACTGGGCGCAAAGATGGTGCCCTTTGCCGGCTATGACATGCCGGTGCAATATCCTATGGGCGTGATGGCCGAACACCTGCACACCCGTGCGCAGGCCGGTTTGTTCGATGTCAGCCACATGGGGCAGGTCACGCTGCACGGCCCCGATGTCGCGCTGGCGCTGGAGCGGCTGGTGCCGGTGGCGCTGGCGGAACTGAAGGACGGGCGGCAGCGCTATGCGATGTTCACCGATGCGGCGGGCGGGATATTGGACGATCTGATGGTTGCCAACCGCGGCGATCACCTGTTCGTCGTGGTAAACGCTGCGTGCAAGGCCGATGACATCGCCCACATGCGCGCAAACCTGCCCGGGATCACCGTCACCGAACACAGCGGCCGCGCGCTCTTGGCGCTGCAAGGTCCGGGCGCCGAGGGCGCGCTGGCGACCCTGATTCCCGCCGTTGCCGACATGCGCTTCATGGATGTGGCAACGCATGCGTGGGATGGTGCCGACCTGTGGATCTCGCGCTCGGGCTACACGGGCGAGGACGGCTTTGAAATCTCGGTTCCCCACAGCCATGCCGTGGAATTCGCCCGCGCCTTGCTGGCGCTTGAGGCCGTCGCCCCCATTGGCCTTGGCGCGCGCGACAGCCTGCGGCTGGAGGCTGGCCTGTGCCTTTATGGCCATGACATCGACATCACCACAACACCGGTAGAGGCTGCGCTGAACTGGGCAATCCAGAAGTCCCGGCGGACGGATGGCGCGCGCGCAGGCGGCTTTCCCGGTGCCGATGTGATCTTGCCCCAGTTGACGGACGGTGCGCTTCGCCGCCGCGTGGGCCTGCTGCCCGAAACCCGCGCGCCGATGCGCGAAGGCACGGCGCTTTTTGCTGACACAACCGCCGCCGATCCCGTGGGCCATGTCACTTCAGGCGCGTTCGGCCCCACGCTTCAGGCACCGATGTCCATGGGCTATGTGCCGGAATCACTTTGCACCCCGGGCACCCGCCTTTACGGTGAGGTCCGGGGCAAGCGCATGCCGGTGGTCGTGGCGGCGCTGCCGTTTCGCCCCGCACAATTCAAACGATAA
- the pheT gene encoding phenylalanine--tRNA ligase subunit beta, with translation MKFTLSWLKDHLETAAPLDDILYALTDLGLEVEEVSDPAATLGAFTIARVIEAAQHPDADRLRLCRVATWPNGPDGASEEVQVVCGAPNARSGLVGVFAPIGTHVPGTGVDLKPGVIRGQASNGMLCSERELMLSDAHDGIIELPEDAPLGVRYIDYAGLNDPMIYIKITPNRPDALGVRGVARDLAARGLGTLKPLSVTAVPGEFPCPVPVSIDADVRARGCPLFAGRVIRGVRNGPSPAWLQQRLRAIGLRPISALVDITNFFTFDQNRPLHVFDAARLTGGLRVHAAQGTEALAALDDKTYTLRTGDMLISDDSGPQSIAGIMGGAPSGCGEDTVDVFLESAYWDPITIAATGRALKINSDARYRFERGIDPAFTLDGLELATRMILDLCGGTASDVAQAGAVPDTTRSYPFDPARVVRLVGMDIPAATQRASLQALGFTVDDTSATPPSWRPDILGSADLVEEVARIASLTKLVGKPLPRTQAGVPKPVLTLVQQREILARRTLATLGYNESVTYSFIDGPSAALFGGGDDAVRLDNPISSEMSHMRPDLLPGLLQAASRNQARGAMDLALFEVGPAFTGGEPGDQHLQATGLLVGATAPRDPYGSRRNADVYDAKADAEAVLAAIKAPARVQIGRNVPAWFHPGRAGQMTLGPKLVLATFGEVHPKVLKALDVKGPAVAFTVLLENPPLPKTRSLARPALAANSLQAVERDFAFVVDAGVEALTLINAAAGADKALIDGVRLFDEFTGERAAAQMGDGKKSLAITVRLQPRDATLTEAEIEAASARIIEKVNKATGGTLRG, from the coding sequence ATGAAATTCACCCTTTCCTGGCTCAAAGATCATCTGGAAACGGCAGCACCGCTGGACGACATTCTTTATGCCCTGACCGATCTGGGGCTGGAGGTCGAAGAAGTCAGCGACCCCGCCGCCACCCTTGGGGCCTTCACCATCGCCCGCGTGATCGAGGCGGCGCAACATCCCGATGCCGACCGCCTGCGCCTGTGCCGCGTGGCAACCTGGCCAAATGGCCCCGACGGTGCATCGGAGGAGGTGCAGGTCGTCTGCGGCGCGCCCAATGCGCGCTCCGGGCTGGTGGGCGTCTTTGCCCCCATCGGCACCCATGTGCCCGGCACCGGGGTGGACCTGAAACCCGGCGTGATCCGGGGGCAGGCAAGCAACGGCATGCTGTGCTCAGAGCGTGAGCTGATGCTGTCGGACGCCCATGACGGCATTATCGAGCTGCCCGAAGATGCGCCTTTGGGTGTGCGCTATATCGACTATGCGGGCCTGAATGATCCGATGATCTACATCAAGATCACCCCCAACCGCCCCGATGCGCTTGGGGTGCGCGGTGTTGCACGCGATCTGGCGGCGCGGGGGCTGGGTACGCTCAAACCCCTCAGCGTGACGGCGGTCCCGGGTGAGTTTCCGTGTCCCGTGCCCGTCAGCATTGACGCTGATGTGCGGGCGCGTGGCTGTCCGCTGTTTGCGGGCCGCGTGATCCGGGGGGTACGCAACGGGCCGTCGCCTGCGTGGCTGCAACAGCGGCTGCGCGCCATCGGGCTGCGTCCCATTTCGGCTTTGGTCGATATCACCAACTTCTTCACCTTCGATCAGAACCGCCCCCTGCATGTGTTCGACGCGGCCAGGCTGACCGGCGGGCTGCGGGTCCATGCCGCGCAGGGCACCGAGGCACTGGCCGCGCTGGATGACAAGACCTACACCCTGCGCACGGGCGACATGCTGATTTCTGATGATTCAGGCCCCCAAAGCATCGCGGGCATCATGGGCGGCGCGCCGTCGGGCTGTGGCGAAGATACCGTGGATGTGTTCCTCGAATCCGCCTATTGGGACCCGATCACCATCGCCGCCACGGGCCGCGCGCTGAAGATCAACTCGGACGCGCGTTACCGGTTCGAGCGCGGCATCGACCCGGCCTTCACCCTTGACGGGTTGGAGCTTGCCACCCGGATGATCCTCGATCTGTGTGGCGGCACCGCGTCGGATGTCGCACAGGCCGGCGCTGTCCCCGATACCACCCGCAGCTATCCGTTCGACCCGGCGCGCGTGGTGCGGCTGGTGGGCATGGACATCCCCGCGGCGACACAACGCGCCAGCTTGCAAGCGCTTGGCTTCACCGTGGACGATACCTCTGCCACCCCGCCCAGCTGGCGCCCCGACATTCTGGGCTCGGCCGATCTGGTGGAAGAGGTCGCGCGCATCGCATCGCTGACGAAGCTGGTGGGCAAGCCATTGCCGCGCACGCAGGCCGGTGTGCCCAAACCCGTGCTGACGCTCGTGCAACAGCGCGAGATCTTGGCGCGCCGCACGCTCGCTACGCTGGGCTATAACGAATCTGTCACCTACAGCTTCATCGACGGGCCGTCGGCGGCGCTGTTTGGCGGCGGTGATGATGCCGTGCGGCTGGACAACCCGATCTCCTCCGAGATGAGCCACATGCGCCCTGATCTGCTGCCTGGCCTCTTGCAGGCCGCAAGCCGCAACCAGGCGCGCGGTGCGATGGATCTGGCCTTGTTCGAGGTCGGGCCTGCCTTCACGGGCGGTGAGCCGGGCGATCAGCATCTGCAGGCCACGGGCCTGCTGGTCGGTGCGACCGCGCCGCGCGATCCCTATGGCAGCCGCCGCAACGCCGATGTCTACGACGCCAAAGCGGATGCCGAGGCTGTTCTGGCCGCGATCAAGGCCCCCGCGCGCGTCCAGATCGGGCGCAACGTGCCCGCATGGTTCCACCCGGGCCGCGCTGGCCAGATGACCCTTGGCCCGAAACTGGTGCTCGCCACCTTTGGCGAGGTGCATCCAAAGGTGCTCAAGGCGCTGGATGTCAAAGGGCCTGCGGTGGCGTTTACCGTGCTGCTGGAAAACCCGCCGCTGCCAAAGACGCGCAGCCTTGCCCGCCCGGCGCTGGCGGCCAACAGCTTGCAGGCGGTCGAACGTGACTTTGCCTTCGTCGTGGATGCCGGGGTCGAGGCGTTGACGCTGATCAACGCCGCCGCTGGTGCCGACAAGGCGCTGATCGACGGTGTGCGGCTGTTCGATGAGTTCACCGGTGAACGCGCGGCGGCGCAGATGGGCGATGGCAAGAAGTCCCTCGCCATCACGGTGCGCCTGCAACCCCGCGACGCCACCTTGACCGAAGCCGAGATCGAGGCGGCCAGCGCCAGGATCATCGAGAAGGTCAACAAGGCCACCGGCGGCACCCTGCGCGGCTAA
- a CDS encoding PaaI family thioesterase, which translates to MQLQMDATELSAFLAAEFPQVAHDFRIIDVAPMRVSVALRVQDHHLRPGGTVSGPSMFALADVSIYLAVLAMIGPQGLAVTTNCAIDFMRKPAAGADLICVARLLKLGRVLAVGDALIHSEGLSDPVARAGITYSIPPKPMI; encoded by the coding sequence ATGCAGCTACAGATGGACGCAACGGAACTCAGCGCTTTTCTGGCGGCAGAGTTTCCACAGGTCGCGCATGACTTCCGCATCATTGATGTTGCGCCGATGCGCGTCAGCGTTGCCTTGCGGGTGCAGGACCACCACCTGCGCCCCGGCGGCACGGTGTCGGGCCCATCGATGTTTGCGCTGGCCGATGTGTCGATCTACCTTGCGGTGCTGGCGATGATCGGGCCGCAGGGGCTGGCGGTGACCACGAATTGCGCCATCGACTTCATGCGCAAACCTGCCGCCGGGGCGGATCTGATCTGCGTTGCGCGGCTTTTGAAACTGGGCCGCGTGCTGGCGGTGGGCGACGCGTTGATCCATTCCGAAGGGCTGTCTGACCCGGTGGCGCGCGCGGGCATCACCTATTCCATCCCGCCAAAGCCCATGATCTGA
- the gcvP gene encoding aminomethyl-transferring glycine dehydrogenase, translated as MPYTPTTYDPYDFANRRHIGPSPSEMAQMLAALGVDSLDALIDQTVPGSIRQADPLAWPPLSEGALLAKLRAVGAKNKVMTSLIGQGYYGTITPPAIQRNIFENPAWYTAYTPYQPEIAQGRLEALLNFQTMVSDLTGLPVANASLLDESTACAEAMTMAQRVAKSKAKGFFVDENCHPQNIAVMQTRAAPLGIEVIVGNPDDMDAAAVFGGIFQYPGTYGEVRDFSAQCAALTAAKAVPVMVTDLLALTMLKEPGAMGADIAVGSSQRFGVPLGYGGPHAAFMACRDEMKRAMPGRIVGVSVDARGNQAYRLSLQTREQHIRREKATSNVCTAQALLAVMASMYAVFHGPQGLRAIAERIHFNTAALARALRAAGAAVSPDAFFDTLTVEVGVGQAGILAAARAQGVNLRRIGTRHVGISLDETTDAGVIARVLAAFGIDDTATPSQDIGFPDALIRQSEYLTHPIFHMNRAESEMMRYMRRLSDRDLALDRAMIPLGSCTMKLNAAAEMMALSWPAFATLHPFVPADQAQGYAEMLVDLSDKLCEITGYAAMSMQPNSGAQGEYAGLLTIQAYHRAQGEGQRDICLIPVSAHGTNPASAQMCGMKVVVVKSAANGDIDLDDFRAKAAAAGDRLAACMITYPSTHGVFEETVHEVCKVTHDHGGQVYIDGANLNAMVGLSKPGEIGGDVSHLNLHKTFAIPHGGGGPGMGPIGVAAHLAPYLPGHPAAGTGSEGPVSATPYGSASILLISWGYCLMMGGAGLTQATRVAILNANYIAKRLEGAYDILFRGRQGRIAHECILDTRPFADAGITVDDIAKRLIDNGFHAPTMSWPVAGTLMVEPTESETKAELDRFITAMLNIRAEIEEVATGRMDAAENPLKNAPHTVEDLVADWTRPYSREQGCFPAGSFRVDKYWPPVGRVDNVFGDRNLICTCPPLESYQEAAE; from the coding sequence ATGCCCTATACGCCCACGACCTATGATCCCTATGACTTCGCCAACCGCCGCCACATCGGCCCTTCGCCGTCGGAAATGGCGCAGATGCTGGCGGCGCTGGGGGTCGACAGCCTTGATGCGCTGATTGATCAAACGGTGCCGGGCAGCATCCGGCAGGCCGACCCGTTGGCATGGCCGCCGCTGTCGGAAGGCGCGCTGTTGGCAAAACTGCGTGCCGTGGGGGCAAAGAACAAGGTCATGACCAGCCTGATCGGGCAGGGCTATTACGGCACCATCACGCCGCCCGCGATCCAGCGCAACATCTTTGAAAACCCCGCGTGGTACACCGCCTATACCCCCTACCAGCCCGAGATCGCGCAGGGCCGGCTAGAGGCGTTGCTGAACTTCCAGACCATGGTCAGCGACCTGACTGGCCTGCCGGTGGCCAATGCCTCGCTGCTCGACGAATCCACTGCCTGCGCCGAGGCGATGACCATGGCGCAGCGCGTCGCGAAATCGAAGGCCAAGGGCTTCTTCGTCGATGAAAACTGCCACCCGCAAAACATTGCCGTGATGCAGACACGTGCCGCGCCGCTGGGGATCGAGGTCATCGTGGGCAACCCCGATGACATGGACGCCGCCGCCGTCTTTGGCGGGATCTTCCAATACCCCGGCACCTATGGCGAGGTGCGTGATTTCTCGGCGCAATGCGCCGCGCTGACGGCGGCAAAGGCCGTGCCGGTCATGGTAACGGACCTCTTGGCCCTGACGATGCTGAAGGAACCCGGCGCGATGGGGGCCGATATTGCCGTCGGCTCCAGCCAGCGTTTTGGCGTGCCGCTGGGCTATGGCGGGCCGCATGCCGCGTTCATGGCCTGTCGTGATGAGATGAAACGCGCGATGCCGGGCCGCATCGTCGGCGTGTCGGTGGATGCGCGCGGCAATCAGGCCTACCGCCTGTCGCTGCAAACCCGCGAACAGCATATCCGGCGTGAAAAAGCGACCTCGAACGTTTGCACCGCGCAGGCGCTGCTGGCGGTCATGGCCTCGATGTATGCGGTCTTCCACGGCCCGCAGGGGCTGCGCGCCATTGCGGAACGGATCCATTTCAACACCGCAGCACTGGCGCGCGCACTGCGCGCTGCGGGCGCGGCGGTCAGCCCCGATGCGTTCTTCGACACCCTGACCGTAGAGGTCGGCGTGGGGCAGGCGGGCATTCTGGCGGCCGCCCGCGCGCAAGGTGTCAACCTGCGCCGCATCGGCACGCGCCATGTCGGCATCTCGCTGGATGAGACGACCGACGCGGGGGTGATCGCGCGGGTGCTTGCCGCCTTCGGGATCGACGATACGGCAACGCCGTCACAAGATATCGGCTTTCCCGATGCGCTGATCCGGCAAAGCGAATATCTGACCCATCCGATTTTCCACATGAACCGCGCGGAATCGGAAATGATGCGCTACATGCGCCGCCTGTCGGACCGCGACCTGGCGCTGGACCGCGCGATGATCCCGCTGGGCTCGTGCACCATGAAACTCAACGCCGCGGCCGAGATGATGGCACTGTCCTGGCCCGCCTTCGCCACGTTGCACCCCTTCGTGCCCGCAGATCAGGCGCAAGGCTACGCCGAGATGCTGGTCGATCTGTCGGATAAATTGTGCGAGATCACAGGCTACGCTGCCATGTCGATGCAGCCCAATTCCGGCGCGCAGGGCGAATATGCAGGGCTTCTGACCATTCAGGCCTATCATCGCGCGCAGGGTGAGGGGCAGCGCGACATCTGCCTGATCCCGGTTTCGGCGCATGGCACCAACCCGGCCTCGGCGCAGATGTGCGGCATGAAGGTGGTCGTGGTGAAATCGGCGGCAAATGGCGATATCGACCTCGATGATTTCCGCGCCAAGGCCGCAGCGGCGGGCGACCGGCTGGCCGCGTGCATGATCACCTACCCATCGACTCACGGCGTGTTCGAGGAAACCGTGCACGAGGTTTGCAAGGTCACCCATGACCACGGCGGGCAGGTCTATATCGACGGCGCGAACCTCAACGCGATGGTCGGCCTGTCGAAACCCGGTGAGATCGGCGGCGATGTCAGCCACCTCAACCTGCATAAGACCTTCGCCATCCCGCATGGCGGCGGCGGTCCCGGCATGGGGCCGATCGGTGTGGCGGCGCATCTGGCCCCATACCTGCCCGGCCATCCGGCAGCAGGCACGGGCAGCGAAGGCCCGGTTTCGGCCACGCCCTATGGCTCTGCCTCGATCTTGCTGATTTCATGGGGCTATTGCCTGATGATGGGCGGCGCGGGGCTGACACAGGCCACCCGCGTGGCGATCCTGAACGCCAATTACATCGCGAAACGGCTGGAAGGCGCCTATGACATCTTGTTCCGTGGTCGCCAGGGCCGCATCGCGCATGAATGCATCCTCGATACCCGCCCCTTCGCGGATGCGGGCATCACGGTGGATGACATCGCCAAGCGTCTGATCGACAACGGTTTCCACGCCCCCACCATGAGCTGGCCCGTCGCAGGTACCCTGATGGTAGAGCCGACCGAGTCGGAAACCAAGGCCGAGCTTGACCGCTTCATCACAGCGATGCTCAACATCCGCGCTGAGATCGAAGAGGTCGCGACCGGCCGTATGGACGCCGCCGAGAACCCGCTGAAAAACGCGCCCCACACGGTCGAGGATCTGGTCGCCGACTGGACTCGTCCCTATTCGCGCGAACAGGGCTGCTTCCCGGCAGGCAGTTTCCGCGTCGACAAATACTGGCCCCCCGTGGGCCGGGTCGACAACGTGTTCGGCGACCGCAACCTGATCTGCACCTGCCCGCCGCTGGAAAGCTATCAGGAAGCGGCAGAATAG
- a CDS encoding MipA/OmpV family protein has product MSSVSKTAFAAAAAMMLASGAAHAQSAPALEFSVYGGGAVGPAYPGSDDYDVSPGLGLSFGYLSLRGFQFGAVGGASFAPGLSLSPSVNIRGERTSADHADLAGLPDVDRAYELGLRLSYTTEDWQVFGAVRRGFEGHTGIVGEIGGNVIYRPNEQWTLNIGPRATFGNAAFTDTYFGVAPGGAVLATPYTAGGGIVSTGLEVGAQYRINRDWAVEGAVSYSRLRGSAADSPISRAGSLDQYGASIGLRRYFRIGG; this is encoded by the coding sequence ATGAGTTCAGTTTCCAAAACAGCTTTCGCCGCAGCGGCGGCCATGATGCTCGCGTCCGGCGCCGCGCATGCGCAATCAGCGCCCGCGCTGGAATTTTCGGTCTATGGCGGTGGCGCGGTGGGTCCGGCCTATCCGGGCAGCGACGACTACGATGTCTCGCCCGGGCTGGGGCTGTCGTTTGGCTATCTGTCGCTGCGCGGCTTTCAGTTTGGCGCCGTGGGTGGCGCGTCCTTTGCGCCGGGGCTGTCGCTCAGCCCGTCGGTGAATATCCGGGGCGAGCGTACTTCGGCGGATCATGCCGATCTGGCGGGGCTGCCCGATGTGGACCGCGCCTATGAGCTGGGCCTGCGCCTGTCGTATACCACCGAGGACTGGCAGGTTTTTGGCGCGGTGCGGCGCGGTTTCGAGGGGCATACCGGCATTGTCGGCGAGATCGGCGGTAATGTGATCTACCGCCCGAACGAGCAATGGACCCTGAACATCGGGCCGCGCGCCACCTTTGGCAACGCTGCCTTTACCGACACCTATTTCGGCGTGGCCCCCGGCGGCGCTGTGCTGGCGACGCCCTACACCGCTGGCGGCGGCATCGTCTCGACCGGGTTAGAGGTGGGCGCGCAATACCGCATCAACCGCGACTGGGCCGTGGAAGGCGCGGTCAGCTATTCGCGGCTGCGCGGATCGGCGGCGGATTCGCCCATTTCGCGGGCTGGATCGTTGGATCAATACGGCGCCAGCATCGGCCTGCGCCGGTACTTCCGCATCGGCGGCTGA
- a CDS encoding enoyl-CoA hydratase — protein MQDSILTCDVAAGVAVLTMNRPEKLNPLSDAMLAALEAQLAAIAADAAVRVVVLRGAGKAFCAGHDLREMQAGRAAPDAGAAYFADLFDRCGAVMQMIPAMPQPVIAQVHGIATAAGCQLVASCDMAVAAEGTRFGVNGVNIGLFCSTPMVALTRNLARKQAFEMLVTGDFITAERAREVGLINRVVPEGELEAATQALAAQVAGKLGAAVRIGKRAFYDQIAMNLSDAYAHTGAVMVENMLLSDTDEGIRAFLEKRPPGWTQQG, from the coding sequence ATGCAAGACAGTATTCTGACCTGTGACGTAGCGGCGGGTGTGGCCGTTCTGACCATGAACCGGCCCGAAAAGCTGAACCCGCTGTCGGATGCGATGCTGGCCGCGCTGGAGGCGCAACTGGCCGCGATTGCCGCCGATGCGGCGGTGCGCGTGGTGGTGCTGCGTGGGGCGGGCAAGGCGTTCTGCGCGGGCCACGACCTGCGTGAGATGCAGGCGGGGCGCGCCGCGCCAGACGCGGGCGCGGCCTACTTCGCCGACCTGTTCGACCGCTGCGGCGCGGTGATGCAGATGATCCCGGCAATGCCGCAGCCGGTGATCGCGCAGGTGCACGGGATCGCGACTGCCGCGGGCTGCCAGCTTGTGGCCTCGTGCGATATGGCGGTGGCGGCAGAGGGGACGCGGTTCGGCGTCAACGGGGTGAATATCGGCCTGTTCTGTTCCACCCCCATGGTAGCGCTGACCCGCAATCTGGCGCGCAAACAGGCGTTCGAGATGCTCGTGACGGGCGATTTCATCACCGCTGAGCGCGCGCGCGAAGTCGGCCTGATCAACCGTGTGGTGCCCGAGGGCGAACTGGAAGCCGCGACGCAGGCGCTGGCCGCACAGGTGGCGGGCAAACTGGGCGCGGCGGTGCGCATCGGCAAGCGGGCGTTTTACGACCAGATCGCGATGAACCTTTCGGATGCCTATGCCCATACGGGCGCCGTGATGGTCGAGAACATGTTGCTGTCCGACACCGATGAGGGGATCCGCGCGTTTCTGGAAAAGCGCCCGCCGGGCTGGACGCAGCAAGGCTGA
- a CDS encoding gamma-glutamylcyclotransferase family protein gives MSDPFFFGYGSLVNRDTHVYARAHRARVQGWRRAWRHVAPFERAFLTAVPARGAVIDGLIAAVPGADWAALDARETGYARHRVAEGLAHEAGHDVSAEIYAVPLDTSRPASDAHPILLSYLDVVVQGYLREFGAEGVAGFFATTDGWEAPVMNDRAAPQYPRHKLLHEAERDLVDQYLTQIGARVIPG, from the coding sequence ATGAGTGATCCTTTCTTCTTTGGCTACGGCAGCCTCGTGAACCGCGATACCCATGTCTATGCGCGTGCCCACCGGGCGCGGGTGCAGGGCTGGCGGCGGGCCTGGCGGCATGTGGCCCCGTTCGAGCGCGCTTTTCTGACCGCCGTGCCCGCGCGCGGCGCGGTGATCGACGGGCTGATTGCCGCGGTCCCCGGCGCGGACTGGGCGGCGCTGGATGCGCGCGAAACCGGATATGCCCGCCACCGCGTGGCCGAGGGGCTGGCGCATGAGGCCGGGCATGACGTCTCGGCCGAGATCTACGCCGTGCCGCTGGACACCAGCCGCCCGGCCAGCGACGCGCATCCGATCTTGCTGAGCTATCTGGATGTGGTGGTGCAGGGCTATCTGCGCGAATTCGGGGCGGAAGGCGTGGCAGGCTTCTTTGCCACGACCGACGGCTGGGAGGCCCCGGTGATGAACGACCGCGCCGCCCCGCAATATCCGCGCCACAAGCTGCTGCATGAGGCCGAGCGTGATCTGGTGGACCAGTACCTGACACAGATCGGCGCGCGGGTGATCCCGGGTTAA
- a CDS encoding MFS transporter — protein MPPTPTHPAAGTAAWPVWALAVGQTLGYAAFAYIFAALILSWEGDLGWSKTTFALGPMVSVALSAVLAPLAGRMVDRGLGVYMLTFGAALGGVALIGLSQVTTPAHYIAAWVVIGLAHAACLYDVCFAFLIRRFGAQARPRIVRVTLVAGFASTIAFPTGAALAGALGWRGAVLVAAGAVLCVMVPLHFLAARAIRAGTPQPSAASLAEGRAAPAIALRRPAFWGLAALFASLSLNHWMLVAFMVPLLSAQGVALTWAVTAASSVGVAQTIGRLVLFRYDGRIGTRGTALIVTGAQVVAALMLLAVGLSPVVVLAFALLQGAALGIMTILRPVMVAETLGQAGFGAINGMLSIPAQGAMAVAPLFAALLFDGIGPMALIAAAFAAALLALGLALALTRRHGENTV, from the coding sequence ATGCCCCCCACACCGACACACCCCGCCGCAGGCACCGCCGCATGGCCCGTCTGGGCACTGGCGGTGGGGCAGACGCTGGGCTATGCCGCGTTCGCCTACATCTTCGCGGCGTTGATCTTGTCATGGGAGGGGGATCTGGGCTGGTCCAAGACCACTTTCGCCCTGGGTCCCATGGTGTCGGTCGCGCTCAGCGCGGTGCTGGCACCGCTGGCCGGGCGGATGGTCGACCGGGGCCTGGGGGTCTACATGCTGACCTTTGGCGCCGCACTGGGCGGGGTGGCGCTGATCGGGCTGTCGCAGGTCACCACGCCCGCGCACTACATCGCCGCCTGGGTAGTGATCGGGCTGGCGCATGCCGCGTGCCTTTATGACGTATGCTTTGCCTTCCTGATCCGCCGGTTCGGCGCGCAGGCGCGCCCGCGCATCGTGCGGGTGACGCTGGTTGCGGGCTTCGCCTCGACCATTGCCTTTCCCACCGGGGCGGCGCTGGCAGGTGCGCTGGGGTGGCGCGGCGCGGTGCTGGTGGCGGCGGGCGCGGTGCTCTGCGTCATGGTGCCGCTGCACTTCCTTGCGGCCCGCGCAATCCGGGCGGGCACGCCGCAACCCAGCGCTGCCAGCCTGGCCGAGGGGCGCGCCGCCCCCGCCATTGCCCTGCGCCGCCCGGCCTTCTGGGGGCTGGCCGCACTGTTTGCGTCACTGTCGCTGAACCATTGGATGCTGGTCGCCTTCATGGTGCCGCTGTTGAGCGCGCAGGGCGTGGCGCTGACGTGGGCGGTCACTGCGGCCTCCAGCGTGGGGGTGGCGCAGACCATCGGGCGCCTTGTGCTTTTCCGGTACGACGGGCGGATCGGCACGCGCGGCACTGCGCTGATCGTCACGGGGGCGCAGGTGGTGGCCGCACTTATGCTGCTGGCAGTGGGGCTGTCGCCGGTTGTGGTGCTGGCCTTCGCGCTGTTGCAGGGTGCCGCACTTGGGATCATGACGATCTTGCGCCCGGTCATGGTGGCCGAGACGTTGGGCCAGGCGGGCTTTGGCGCGATCAACGGCATGTTGTCGATCCCGGCGCAGGGCGCAATGGCGGTGGCCCCGCTGTTCGCGGCGCTGCTGTTTGACGGGATCGGCCCGATGGCCCTGATCGCGGCGGCCTTTGCGGCGGCGCTGCTGGCGCTGGGGCTGGCACTGGCGCTGACCCGCAGGCATGGGGAAAATACCGTTTAA
- the gcvH gene encoding glycine cleavage system protein GcvH codes for MKYTEDHEWLRLEGDLVVVGITEHAAEQLGDVVFVELPELETQVAKGDEVCVIESVKAASDILAPLDGEVVEVNDNLSATPSLVNEDPAGDAWFFKLKIDDLSVLDEFMTEDEYKDFIA; via the coding sequence ATGAAGTATACCGAAGATCACGAATGGCTGCGCCTGGAGGGCGATCTGGTCGTCGTAGGCATCACCGAACACGCCGCCGAGCAATTGGGCGACGTGGTATTCGTCGAACTGCCAGAGCTGGAAACCCAGGTCGCCAAAGGGGATGAGGTCTGCGTGATCGAATCCGTCAAGGCCGCGTCCGACATCCTCGCGCCGCTCGACGGCGAGGTGGTAGAGGTCAACGACAACCTCAGCGCCACGCCGTCGCTGGTCAATGAAGACCCGGCGGGCGATGCGTGGTTCTTCAAGCTGAAGATCGACGATCTTTCGGTCCTTGATGAGTTCATGACCGAAGATGAATACAAGGATTTCATCGCTTGA